Genomic window (Arachis hypogaea cultivar Tifrunner chromosome 13, arahy.Tifrunner.gnm2.J5K5, whole genome shotgun sequence):
CTAACTCAGAGAGCACCTTGCATTCTTCAACAAATTTACGATATCTCTCCCTTGATATCTCATCCCAATACATCTCAATTTTCACTTGTGTGCCGTCTCTCAAGACCCCTTTGTAGATGTGAACAACATCACTCTTCCCTACTAAATTCTTGCTTGAAAAACCAGATGTAGCCGCGTTTAGAATTGCAGGTGTGAAGGTCCTTCTTCTTTGAAGTTTTCTCGGAAGAAAATCAGGCCTTTGAAAACAAACCCATGCTAAGAATATCACAATCAGAATGACAAGGATGGGAAAACCAACCAATAAGATCACAACCTTCAATGTGAAGAACCTTCTGTGATCCAAGAGTGCACCAGAATGAAGAAAACTTGAAGAATTAAACCTTTTGAAGAACTGTGAATCAGATAGTTCTTCACTCTCAGAGAAGCAGTTATAGGATAGGTTAAGGAAAGTAAGGTTGGTGAGAGGAGAGAAACTCTGAATTGGAATATCACCAGAAAACTCATTGATGCTTAAATCAAGAGCATGGATTTGAGTGCAATGAAGAACATCAATAGGAAAATTCCCCTTCAAAGAGTTGTTTGACACATCAATGGAAACAATGGTTAGGGGGCAATACCTCCAGAAGAATTCAAATGACAAGTAAAGAGGTGCAATGTTTGGACGGTTTCTAAGATCAACTTTGGGGAAGGATTCTATGCAATTGGGGTTCTTTGATTCATTGCAGAGATGGCTAGCAACAATGGTGTATTTGAATATTTCATCAAAGTTCATGGGAGTGGAACTGCAGTACCTAAGCGAAGGGTTATTGAGACAGTTTGTCATGATTGTGGAGTTAAAATCTGGAGGTGGATGCAAGTTTTTTAGGTCTTCTAACACTGTTCCACATAGTGTCATGGTGCATAACCATAACCATGATAGAATATAGAGGTAGCAAGTCGCAGAAATGGTAGCCATGAATGAGTTGAGTCTTTTTGGTTTTCTTTTCAGTTTAACAATTAACGTCCTAATAACGGTTGGCAAAGAAAACTGAACTGCAAACAGGGGAATTTCATGGGAACCAAAAGAAGAAACATTTATTAGTAATTAGTAGGACAATAAAAAGAATAAACAACAGAAGAAAGAATGAGTAAAATCCTACTTCCCCTTGTGTTGCGAAAAAGTTTGGGAGAGACTTTGGGAACCATACTACCATAGGGAttcataattatctttttatttttcaatgcatttatttattatcttttagttattactaaaataaataaataattttagatataataaatatgaataaaactctagaatcaaataaaatatttaatcgtCAAACAactatagctcaaatgacataatttccGTATATATACTTAGAGGTTTCAGATTCGAGTCTCTTTCcaaactttagaaaaaaaaatatatttaatcaagTCCACCCAAATTGTTGAACacctttttttaaaatcaaaatgcatcaaaattaCTTAACGATGCAGGAACAAATCCAAGGagacaaatataattttatttaaaattattatatattatataattttatttttgtcttaaaaTTAGAGTAAATAATTgtcttatataaataattaaatcattaaACTCAATATTGAGTAACAATCAGAAAAATATTATTGCcagttttctttttttaataaattttcaaatcctcaaacctttaaactattttttctcttttttaaatatttttctcttagttttcatatttattatcaaataaaacatactttaatatttataataactaaaaaaaattatatattataatacatacataaaagtatattattttaaaatttatttatttttttataatattaaaattataatatttaaataaatttattaaaataattatattttatatattttattcgtaaatatattttaaatgcaTATAATAAAGTTATtagaataacttatttataatatttttttaagataaataacataaataaactaaattacCTCAATGTTACGTAAATGttctaaaataaaatagtttatatGCATGTCCTAAATGATTCTATATAAATCGAAGGATTTACACTTTTTAGTAGTGAATTGAATTAATTGGATCCGATTTAGTAATGATTCtatattaactttaaaacataaatatcaataaaaaaatattctccatttaaattcaaataaatcgtctaaaaatcaaaacgaataaaaataaaatttaattttcgtattttagttcaaattccagaaaaatatatatttttataattaaacttgtgaatttaaaataaaacaataaatagtttctaaaatttattaaaaattattttttgattcaTTATTagcatttaaaaaattattaccagagcttttgatattaaaaaattaatataaagtatagccTTTTTGACTATTAttgaaggattcgagactttgaGATAAATGAaactctaaagcagatgaaaaatgacaggacagtaggacctgataatatcccgattgaggtttggaagggcctTGGAGAAAAAGatatcaactggttaaccaaactttttaatgagattttaaggtcaaagaagatgcctggtGAGTAGAGAAATAGCacattggtacctatctacaagaataaaggggatatacaaagttgcgaaaattatagagggattaaaCTCATGAGCCATACTATGAAGTTATAGAAAAGGGTGATAGAACAGAGGCTGAGAAAAAGAGACataagtaacagagaaccaatttggatttatgccagacaGATTCACCACTGAAACGATATACCTGTTAAGaaagatgatggagaggtatcgttgtaataaaagggatctatatatggtgtttattgattggaaaaagcatatgatagggtgccaagggaggtcttatggaaggttttagaaaagaggagagtaaggatcacaTATATTCGTATAATTAAAGACAtatatgatggggccacaactagtgtgaagactcaaggtggtgtgatagagaaattttctattggtataggattacactagGGATCTTTCTTAAATTCATACTTTTTcatattagtcttggaagtactcacatagcacatccaagagcctgtactatggtgcatgctttttgccgataatatcgtccttatgggagagtcaagggaagacctaaataagaagttgaacTTATGAAGAGAAGCTCTAGAATTGTATGGTTTGCGCATAAACCGTagtaagacggaatatatggaatgtaagttcggcctgagaaggaaaaaccctaatatagaagTGAAGATTGgcgaaaacatcctacgaaaagttaaaaattttaagtatcttgggtacatcatataggataatggagagactgaacaagatgtaaatcataggatccaagcagattggtcaaaatggcggagtgtatctggttttatatgcgacaaaagagtgcctttaaaacttaaaggtaaattctatcgcactgctataaCATCGGCTATGCTTTATAGTATAGAGTGTTGGGTGGCCAAAGTGgaacacgaacataagctgagtgtggcagagatgaagatgttgagatgaatgagtggtcatacgcgattggataaaataaggaacgaataTATAACGGAGAGAGTGGGAATAGCATccattgtgaaaaagatggtagaattGCGTTTCAAGTGGTTTGGACatatgagaagaagaccgatagaacacccagtcaggaggatggatgagatggaagatggataaCGGGTGAAAGGcaaaggaagacctaagaagaccatccatgaggtagtcaaacgagatctacatgtaaacggtctctctttAAACATGATACATTACAGATATCAATGAcattgtttgattcatgtagttGACCCCACCTAATAAGagaagactttgttgttgttgttgttattgttgttgttgttgttgttgtagtagtagtagtagtagtagtatagCCTTCTAAGATAGCATTGGAGTTAAAACTTGAACAACGGTTAGTTATACAATACAAAATAACCAACTATATTTATAcgatatctaatttaatttgaaaaatattaaaatactatatcaattaaattatcatttaatttatgaaattaagtaTAAATTTTTTTGCTTTGACAACGTTACTTTTAAATCAAACTTAAATTTTACAGAGCATAATGTTATtaaagtataaattttttatttaatttcataaattaaataataatttaattgatatagtattttaaatttggattCGATCACTAATGGTATAATATATACAtgctaaatcaaatttaattgattcaatttactactaaaaaatataaatttaatcaaattatataGAATCATTCAAAACATGTATATAAGCTATTTTATTTTAAGATATTAGTATAATATTAGAggctatttaatttatttatgttatttatccattttttatgatataaagtataaaaatataactaattaaatatattttatcgaatctaaaattgaaacaaaattatAAGAGTTACATATAGGAGTATatagaataaaatttatttgtcctCACTTAATAGATAAATTTGACCCtactttaatattttaaaatctaTCTCTATTTCCATAATATACAGAGAAAAGATCTcactattttataataatatcatattaattacaaaaataattaaataataataataaattattaaaaattaagctAGTAGTTTAAATTTAAGTACCAAAAGTATGCTCTCTAAAATTCTAATTCTCTTCTCTTACTATTCGTTCTTAATTTTCTATCTTTTAGTAAGACTCATTAATttcattctttaattttttttattcaattaaagatttatttttatttttatatttttaattcattcaattattttgaattttattttgtagttatattattatatttttttattacatgcttaaatattattgaataataagattCATTAATCAGtagtaatttaaattttaaaatacagtAATATTAACTAATAACAAAGAGtagttaaaatgaaaaataagatcTAAATATACGAATATCTATTAATGTTTCTTCTTTTGAAGTTAGCTCTAGTTTTGTTAGTAATAACGAcatcaattaaataaattaattatgaatattataaagAGTCGATTTCGTAATCTTATaagagataaatttttaaataattatttactaacatatataaaaaataaaatatttaattgtattaaaatgaaagaattattcaatcttttcaaaatataaaatttaaaagaacaaaattataagttatgttattatttaaattattatataagtattttaatttattagttaaatagctagaagattaattatattttattataaaaaagtataattataaaattattattatgttatatatattttgtccccactaataaaattttttgaatccaTTGCTGTTATAAAGAtgagcagaaaaagaaaaaagcgcagcaacaataacaacaataaaagaactaTTATGAGAAGAAAATTCGCGAAAAAGGAAGAGGAGGAAAAAGGCCAGGATACGAAATTTACGTTAGTGGGATAGTTAGAACGTATATTGATGCTCTCCTTAATGAAGCTGATTTTTATTGGGTTTAGACTAACTTAATTGGATTTAggtgttaaaaaatttatatgtataataaaactgaattataaatattaagttaaataaaataaccaATTTGGATTGATCTAATGGTCAACTCACTCGTATTGATTAAATacaaactcttaaatagaacTCGAATTCGCGACGAATTAGATGTTAAGGTCTCGGTAACATTATTCTTCTagtgttatttaattatttcgcttacttatattattttttttgtatatcctCTTTacaagttatattttttatataaaaataaataaaaaatataaatatgtactattaccataaaatatatataatatagtttaatttgaatgtattatataaatattttatataatcattcacttgtattcattttttttaaaaataatttatataattaatataaaaaataattatttttactgatttAGTATTATATAATTAGTACACATGTAAAACTGTTTGTATTTActgtacataaaaaaattatatatatttaagtatatcaaaatatgatgtaaatatgatttttcattaaaaaaagataaataaaaaaattataccattctacatttaaaatgtattttgtatttattcgtatttagtaaaattttttatgtattattgtattaataataatttgatctaaatattttttaaaatgccTCTAAATGTTAACATATTTTGTCAATAGAAATATATGTATATTTACTTAatactttgtattttttttgttctagGCCTTTGTCCCTCTcccatataaaaaaaagaatatatatattttaatattcttgTGTATATTAGAAATCTAAGAGTATATATATCTCTACAAATTTTAATATGatctttattaaaataaattggaTTCAATTTGATCTGATAATTTTTAAGATTGAATTAGAagcattttaaacttttaaaaaccttttattttaactatttttatgaGTATTTTCTATACATTATTCATATGTTattgttttaaataatataaataaaatatttaatataaaaaaacaatttaataaataatatatttttaaatttttttactttaatttgtgGATTTTATTACTATTCAAAACAGATTAAACAagagaaatatataataacttaacaaattaaataagataGGTAAAATTCAATCTAATAAAATACTAACTTTTACTATGAATTTAGAGAACAAAAAATATGTAAAAGAAAAATGATGTAACAGAGATAAGAATGAAATTTTGTAATGTAACAGAGATAAGTATGAAATTTTGTGACAGACAATGAACAGTGTGTCTGTGCGTGCCAAAAGTGACTGAGAGGCAAGGCATGTCCTTTGTTGTTGGCTGAGATAGACGGTGTGATACTTACGAGGAAAACTGATCTAATGCAGGATTCACGAGATCAATTCACATTTTCTTGGATATTTTGTACTTCTTACACTGTATATACACGGTATTCTATACTAATTTTTTGCTCGTCTTCTTTTATTCTTCCAAACATTTAGATTCTCATTCTTATAAACAGATTTTTGTTAACATAAATTTTAAATACAcatttaaagagtacttacaaaaatattgtactatttttttaaaatataattttttatatttttaatacgtaaaatatttttaaattttctattgTTATAATTAAAATGTACCCTTAGAGTATAAAATAGTTAAACCatataatattctattttatacctatataatagaaatatatagAATTGAACTTGATAacctttaaattattattaatttatattttgtattatatatatttatattaaaaaattaatcttaacaatatttatactaataatatgtaataattttaataaattaaattaatataaaaaattatcccaTTGAAATGCTAGTATATATATACAagcaaaaaaaaacttttaattagGGACCATTATAATATTGAGACTTTGACAATTTTTTTTAccttaactaataaaaatatattaaatattaaataagtatatatcgtaaattaaattttatacatgaatatatttttttaggagGACACCAACCAtcagataatttttttaatttttatattaaaaaattaaaaaataacataaggTGAAATGATGAAAACAATAGTTCATCTCATAAATTATCTATCAATCCCCTAAAAATAACTGATTTTAAGACGTTTAATGTTAATtgaaattttcaataaatttCGTTTCCCATTAACTTGACCAATGCATTCAAGCATTAATTAAAACGAGCCAAATGAAGATAATTTCTCTACGTCTCTCTGTCTCTTGCCTTATAAATAACATCACAATTCATTTGAGGTCAGACAACTCAATTTGGCACCTTAATCAAGTTAGTGTTAATATTGTGGGAATAGCTGAGTGTTATCGTAGAGTGAATAAGCTAAGATGGTGGTGTTGGGTCTTTCTGCTGGTGTGGTTACGGCCTTGTTGGGTATAGTTTTGGTAGTAACTTTGATGGTAAAGAATGTGAACTGGTTTCTTTACGAAGCTAAGTTGGGAGTTAAGAAGCGCAGTCTTCTTCCGCCGGGTGACTTGGGTTTACCTTTTGTTGGTAATATGTGGTCTTTCCTCTCTGCTTACAAATCTCCCAATCCTGAAACTTTTATCAACTCATTCTACTCaaggtatattttttattatacatgcataattaatttctctaattaatccttctaaataataataataatcagttGCATGTAACTCTTTTATCTTAGATTAAATTTCATAGACATGTACTGAATGAATGAAGGTGTTATATATTGGTAATGTCAAGTCAATAAAACTAGGCATGCATGTTATACTATATGAATATTCGAAAAAAATTTATGCGGatcattattttatttcaataataatCGTTGTAACTACCAATATTGGAAGAGTACATACATTAACATTAATATATTTAGTTGCTTAATTCCTTTTTTTCTTCGGTTTATTAGTATACATTTTCATtgactttttagttattttcttaatattatattattttaaatgcaaaatctctttcttttatcaaggatatatttttttatgacttaAGTTGCACTCCTTATTAGTAAATTTCTATGACATGCAagctaataatttttaaaattggtatccaatttttaaaaagttttttgtTGCCACTTTGTTCATAAACCGTTTTTAAAAAATGTGTGTTTGTTTGGTGAATCCATTTCATAagaaattcataattttttattgaattaagCTCTTGGTAATAAGCACTTAGAAGATAGAGAAtattaagataaagataaaattacTTATATTCATGGTAGTTCATATTATCTTGTTTTACATTTTTCCATTTACAATGATATCAGTTCGTATTTATAATTTTGCATAAGCtataaatgaaaaaatatgaaatttgacCGTTGTTTGTGGACTATGTTTGTTTTGATTTAGGTATGGAAAAACTGGAATGTACAAGTCTCTAATGTTCGGAAGCCCAGGGATCATTGTTACAACACCCGAATTGAGCAGAAAGATTCTGACGGATGATGAAAACTTCAAGCTTGGGTGGCCTCGTTCAACAATTGAGCTTGTTGGAGAGAAATCTTTCATTGCAATGGGCGATGAAGATCACAAGCGTCTTAGGCGTTTGACTTCTGCTTCAATCAATGGCTTGGAACCACTTTCCATGTACTTGGCTTTCATGGACGAACTCATGAAAAACGAATTggaaaaatggtccaagatgGGTCAAATCGAGTTGTTGACTGAACTCAGAAGGCTTACCTTCAAGATCATCATCCACATTTTCCTTGGCGCCTCCAGCACTTCTGTTATGGAAGCTTTGGAACAGGAATACACTAAGCTCAACTATGGAATGAGAGCTTTGCGCATTGATCTTCCTGGTTTTGCATTCCACAAAGCCTTCAAGGTGCATTCAGGATGCTTTTCATTTTAAATAGAAtctttttatgttatattatacatatttgactaattatataaataatctgTGATATTCAGGCTAGAAAGAATCTGGTTAGCATATTTCAAAATGTTGTGAATGAGAGGAGAAAGGAGAAGTTAGAAAATCCAAACAAAATAGCGAAAGATATGTTGGATCAACTGATTGATGCTGAAGACGAGAACGGTAGGAAATTGGGTGATGATGAAGTGATTGACATTATGATAATGTATTTGAATGCTGGACATGAATCTTCTGGACACACTACCATGTGGGCTACTTTGATCCTTCAACAGCACCCTCAGTATTTCCAAAAGGCTAAGCAAGAACAGGAAGAGATCGTGAAGCGTAGGCCACCAAATCAGAAGGGTATGACAATGAAGGAATATAGGCAGATGGATTTCCTCTCTAAGGtgataaagatatatttttactACTTTTTTGTACAAGCTATGTTATTTTGTGTTAAGTAAAATTTCATATTCATAATGCATCTGTATGTATAGGCAATTGATGAAACTATGCGCTATATTACCTTCTCTTTGATGACATTCCGGGAGGCAAAGCGTGATGTCAAACTGAATGGTTAGTCCCAATTGTTTttgcaaaattatattttttggttCTAATGGTTTTTATTATTGCCTAGATACATGTATGAATGATGGAGAGTGATGAATCTGTTACATTTTGATATATGGTGTAGGTTTTCTTATTCCCAAAGGTTGGAAGGTTTTTGTTTGGTATAGGGCTATTCACCAAGACCCTCAGGTTTATCCTAATCCAAGGATATTTGATCCTTCAAGATTCGATGTAAGTTGTATATAATATACTTTATAATATTTGTGTACATAGTATGATcaattatgatttaaatttgttatttttgtttgataTATAGTCCCCCCGTAAGGCTGGTGAATTTCTGCCATTTGGGTTGGGAACCAGATTGTGCCCTGGGAATGAGCTTGCCAAATTGGAAATCACAGTGTTTCTTCATCACTTTCTGCTGAACTACAAGTAATGTTTTATCTTCACTACTGTTATTTTTATCGCTACATACTTTAATTGATAATGTAACTAATACTAATCTTTTTTGTTTGTGAGCACAGGCTTGAGCATACAAATCCAAATGCTCCAATAATGTTCCTTCCCCATACAAGGCCCGTGGACAATTGCTTGGCTAGAGTTGTCAGACTTACTCCTTATTCCAATTAGCTATGAAGGGGAAAATGGATcttatcattatatatatatatatatatatatatatatatatatatatatatatatatatatatgggatgTTATGTTTTCTTTTCGTTTCGTTTCGGACTCCTGATAAATAAGTCAACGGTGTAGAAGTTGTAATGTGTGCTCTTATTAGTCTTAAAGACTTGTGTGTTAGTTTGTGGCCTTATTATGCCGGGTGAtgcataattaataattataatatattttatatttggtgTCTATTTTTTTGTGATATTATGTGCCCCCTTCTCccaatttatttttatgaactgtTATAAAGTTTTAGTTcagatataaaaatatatatttttgtaaaataaaccCGACTTTGTTAAtaagataaacaaacaaataaaaactaagaatccCGGATGTTCAGATGATCTTTTTCTTCAATTCCCATTAAAAGGATTTTAACTAGTTATAATGAGAAATATTACAAGAAGAATGCGTTCTAGTAACTTGGAAATtaaatttgatggttttggtgatAATTTATCGTCTATATTCAATCATTACTATATTTCTTTATAAAAAGTGATTTCCCGAAATCATTTTCTTACCACTCAAATATTTGCTCCAAATTaagtttttaatcaaatttattttttcaaaaattttaaattagtcagattaattaaaaacttaattttcCAAATTGGAAA
Coding sequences:
- the LOC112771647 gene encoding probable serine/threonine-protein kinase At1g01540, encoding MATISATCYLYILSWLWLCTMTLCGTVLEDLKNLHPPPDFNSTIMTNCLNNPSLRYCSSTPMNFDEIFKYTIVASHLCNESKNPNCIESFPKVDLRNRPNIAPLYLSFEFFWRYCPLTIVSIDVSNNSLKGNFPIDVLHCTQIHALDLSINEFSGDIPIQSFSPLTNLTFLNLSYNCFSESEELSDSQFFKRFNSSSFLHSGALLDHRRFFTLKVVILLVGFPILVILIVIFLAWVCFQRPDFLPRKLQRRRTFTPAILNAATSGFSSKNLVGKSDVVHIYKGVLRDGTQVKIEMYWDEISRERYRKFVEECKVLSELDHKNLVRVLGWCKSRKFRAVITEWTRKENVEMWLLSESAPPPWSHRVKVLMGVVECMQYLQEEWPQVDYDLNTSSVLLTQDLEPLISRFKVVDHNISTTRNICKFGVFMLEVILNKGQEEFEGDAGGFIKYMRRVDPEELQQMIDERMELGETSFHQVKQAVSLGLMCIDQSNSEQPSLAFISNSIARVYKATLVLPSANHTITRSHGGHRFKGHKT
- the LOC112792330 gene encoding ent-kaurenoic acid oxidase 2, which produces MVVLGLSAGVVTALLGIVLVVTLMVKNVNWFLYEAKLGVKKRSLLPPGDLGLPFVGNMWSFLSAYKSPNPETFINSFYSRYGKTGMYKSLMFGSPGIIVTTPELSRKILTDDENFKLGWPRSTIELVGEKSFIAMGDEDHKRLRRLTSASINGLEPLSMYLAFMDELMKNELEKWSKMGQIELLTELRRLTFKIIIHIFLGASSTSVMEALEQEYTKLNYGMRALRIDLPGFAFHKAFKARKNLVSIFQNVVNERRKEKLENPNKIAKDMLDQLIDAEDENGRKLGDDEVIDIMIMYLNAGHESSGHTTMWATLILQQHPQYFQKAKQEQEEIVKRRPPNQKGMTMKEYRQMDFLSKAIDETMRYITFSLMTFREAKRDVKLNGFLIPKGWKVFVWYRAIHQDPQVYPNPRIFDPSRFDSPRKAGEFLPFGLGTRLCPGNELAKLEITVFLHHFLLNYKLEHTNPNAPIMFLPHTRPVDNCLARVVRLTPYSN